A part of Fusarium oxysporum Fo47 chromosome III, complete sequence genomic DNA contains:
- a CDS encoding concanavalin A-like lectin/glucanase domain-containing protein: MHSSIFALGLTAFFNGAFAQNNSYSRYSLKTTYDSSNFFEAFEFFNEEDPTHGFVDYVDADAANSEGLAGYVDGAVYMGVDYQTKNPSNGRRSVRVTSHDAFTHGLFVADIAHMPGSIPGVWPAYWMFGPNWPTSGEIDILEGVNTQTENKISLHTGPGCSITNDGTTQGTTLESENCDSAGASAGCGQNTSDNQNYGDGFNDIGGGVYATEWTSDHIAVWFFHRGRIPQDIQSGNPTPSSWGPPAAKFNGGKGCNIDDHFKENNIVFDTTFCGDWAGSPDVWGKNPETSSLGDCKDYVANNPADFKNAYWLVNSIKVYVQGGSYGGGNGTTGGGNSGSGNSGSGNSGSGNSGNGNSGNGNSGNGNSGNGNSGNGNSGNGNSGNGNSGNGNSGNGNSGNGNSGNGQSGNGDGQTNPPSSTQPGQGTQNGQQGQNGDGYSPDSQQGQDQGNGYTPEQQQGQGGGYSTGQSYDNGQYHGPGAYKTTKSQSSGTTSWDGNGWRVGSKRSVISKRYLA, translated from the coding sequence ATGCATTCCTCCATCTTCGCACTGGGCCTTACGGCCTTCTTCAATGGTGCTTTTGCACAGAACAACTCCTACTCTCGGTACTCCCTCAAGACCACATACGACTCTTCCAACTTTTTCGAGGCCTTTGAATTCTTCAACGAGGAGGATCCTACACACGGCTTTGTTGACTACGTCGATGCCGACGCCGCTAACTCTGAGGGTTTGGCTGGCTATGTCGATGGTGCTGTCTACATGGGTGTAGACTACCAGACAAAGAACCCCTCCAACGGCCGAAGGTCTGTCCGTGTCACCTCTCACGACGCTTTTACTCACGGTCTCTTCGTCGCCGATATTGCCCATATGCCTGGCAGCATCCCTGGTGTCTGGCCCGCATACTGGATGTTCGGTCCCAACTGGCCAACCTCTGGCGAGattgatatccttgaggGTGTCAACACTCAGACTGAGAACAAGATCAGTCTCCACACTGGACCTGGCTGCAGCATCACCAATGACGGCACCACTCAGGGTACAACCCTCGAGTCCGAGAATTGCGATTCTGCTGGTGCCTCTGCCGGCTGTGGCCAGAACACATCAGACAACCAGAACTacggcgatggcttcaatgACATCGGCGGCGGGGTCTACGCCACTGAGTGGACATCCGACCATATTGCCGTATGGTTCTTTCACCGCGGTCGCATCCCGCAAGATATCCAGTCCGGTAACCCCACCCCTTCATCCTGGGGTCCTCCCGCTGCCAAATTCAACGGCGGTAAAGGCTGCAACATCGACGATCACTTCAAGGAGAACAACATCGTCTTTGATACTACTTTCTGTGGTGATTGGGCTGGCTCTCCTGATGTCTGGGGCAAGAACCCAGAGACTTCGTCTTTGGGAGACTGCAAGGACTATGTTGCCAACAACCCTGCCGACTTCAAGAACGCTTACTGGCTCGTAAACAGTATCAAGGTTTACGTCCAGGGAGGCTCATATGGTGGTGGCAACGGAACCACCGGTGGCGGCAACTCTGGCAGCGGTAACAGCGGTAGTGGAAACAGCGGTAGTGGAAACAGTGGTAACGGCAACTCTGGCAATGGCAACTCAGGAAACGGAAATTCTGGCAACGGTAACTCCGGTAACGGCAACTCTGGTAATGGCAACTCTGGTAATGGAAACTCGGGTAATGGAAACTCGGGCAACGGAAACAGTGGCAATGGCAACAGTGGTAACGGCCAGAGCGGAAACGGTGATGGCCAGACCAACCCACCCAGCAGTACTCAGCCAGGACAAGGCACTCAGAACGGTCAGCAAGGTCAGAACGGTGATGGATACTCTCCTGACAgtcaacaaggccaagaccaaggcaACGGCTATACCCCTGAGCAacagcaaggccaaggcggTGGCTACAGCACTGGCCAAAGTTACGATAATGGCCAATACCATGGCCCCGGAGCCTacaagaccaccaagtcCCAATCAAGCGGCACCACAAGCTGGGACGGAAACGGTTGGCGAGTCGGGTCCAAGCGATCCGTCATCTCGAAGCGATATCTTGCATGA
- a CDS encoding galactosyl transferase GMA12/MNN10 family-domain-containing protein, producing the protein MTLSRSPSPVPGGGWSSPGLSLDSGRSTPANVSGGPVVWESAKMRPHNSSTFSSFSTQNKGFFSRHMRRLSSSLPQFNGQRETWKEKHGRGPRWIRKVPLAGRIRSIYGRMGRRLKMFLLFMLVAMLCYTIFYTTPLVYYWRRSFGGGNKFVIILGANVGGGVMEWKGAREWAIERDSVRNKRKYVNRWGYDLEIVDMSTKKKYAHEWRESWEKVDFIRSTLRKYPKAEWVWWLDLNTFVMEPSVSLQDHIFNHLQTEVERDINYFNPRNISHPFTHHYLDEVSRSPVGDGKANSINMIMTQDCAGFNLGSFFMRRSDWTDRLLDVWWDPVTYEQKHMQWEHKEQDALDQLYQSQPWVRKHVGFLHQRKINSFPPGACNPDGGPKDKHIHYEENQRDFLVNMAGCEWGRDCWGEMYYYREFSYWLNRNPWERFKEDLIAVIWFKLTGKKVKL; encoded by the exons ATGACCCTTTCGCGAAGCCCTTCACCTGTTCCCGGTGGTGGCTGGTCAAGTCCAGGCTTGAGCCTTGACAGTGGGAGGTCGACTCCGGCGAACGTGAGCGGCGGCCCTGTTGTATGGGAGTCGGCCAAGATGCGACCTCACAACTCTAGCACATTTTCTTCGTTTTCGACTCAAAACAAGGGGTTCTTCAGCAGACACATGCGGCGACTATCGAGCAGTCTCCCGCAGTTTAACGGGCAGCGTGAGACTTGGAAGGAAAAGCATGGACGGGGACCAAGATGGATTCGAAAGGTGCCGCTCGCCGGTAGAATACGATCGATTTATGGGCGAATGGGCAGAAGACTAAAGATGTTTCTACTATTCATGCTGGTAGCGATGCTCTGCTATACCATATTCTACACAACCC CTCTTGTATATTACTGGAGGAGATCGTTCGGTGGCGGCAACAAGTTTGTCATTATCTTGGGCGCAAATGTTGGAGGTGGTGTCATGGAGTGGAAGGGTGCCAGAGAATGGGCTATCGAGCGAGACAGCGTGCGAAACAAGCGAAAGTACGTCAACCGATGGGGCTACGACTTGGAAATTGTGGACATGAGcaccaagaagaagtatGCGCACGAGTGGCGGGAGAGCTGGGAGAAAGTCGACTTTATTCGGTCGACCTTGAGGAAGTACCCCAAGGCCGAATG GGTTTGGTGGCTGGACTTGAACACATTCGTCATGGAGCCCTCAGTATCACTTCAAGACCACATCTTCAACCACCTGCAGACAGAAGTCGAGCGCGACATCAACTACTTCAACCCTCGCAACATATCGCATCCTTTCACCCATCATTATCTGGATGAGGTCTCGCGAAGCCCTGTTGGAGATGGCAAGGCCAACTCGATCAACATGATCATGACACAGGATTGCGCCGGCTTCAACCTGGGATCCTTCTTCATGCGGCGCAGCGACTGGACGGACCGACTCCTCGACGTTTGGTGGGATCCTGTCACATATGAGCAGAAGCACATGCAGTGGGAACACAAGGAGCAAGATGCGCTGGATCAGCTATATCAATCGCAGCCGTGGGTGCGCAAGCATGTCGGCTTCCTACACCAGCGCAAGATCAACAGTTTCCCACCTGGAGCTTGCAACCCCGACGGCGGTCCCAAGGATAAGCATATCCACTATGAGGAGAACCAGCGCGATTTCCTGGTCAACATGGCAGGGTGCGAATGGGGCCGAGACTGTTGGGGCGAGATGTACTATTACCGTGAGTTCAGTTACTGGCTCAACCGAAACCCTTGGGAACGCTTTAAGGAGGATCTCATTGCGGTCATCTGGTTCAAGCTCACcggcaagaaggtcaagtTGTGA
- a CDS encoding glycoprotease family-domain-containing protein gives MSTFRRQNYMPTPAGRAGKFVDAAALKALEGEPTSASVGNWNWFKKSKDQSPATASPLSSAQPAQSARTPDNKLSPDDRPIVIGLALSSEEAGNSSRYDAAPTPIEAPAQPYLPRNPSSSNLSPFPVQQKSVWSPDTPDTVSSFSTIRYASSIYSQFPSPGTTTAANVPPVPAVPANFKKSAHQRLISLELGGRTPDDSDGGTPCTLFEEDGTSSPHKQARAKTSALTPDSAASKSRGWWDHHVVTPFMENRLTFTTSPKVYTDSPKTIRGDEWWNKQETKPPQGEYLTPSLAPGSFQTPIVKEPTPRRTPSPRFEHTQESESGPSTARASPVPETISISEKPRILVTEEEEESTGEQLPAYSPPEKKSQAAPVRYRAVFPPGHPLQSQFPPSPGPVSPGLSSTMSSQRAEQLTDIPLTPAPRDKLRLSQMPLPTRPLGTSAPREYSHGQAEHATKQERQRRRNEKEEAVARRLGGFWRGRGCIPERGCFGRTGREGRQRRRVWMIILGVLLAIIILSITLGVVLTRPKHSDEVPSIWVNLTDFPPMPTGDLTIVGPDNTVARSGCTEPSTMWSCSLPKEQHDSVKPYKPDQPTIILQIQWDNSTRNDWKTPGEEPPSLKERRGMGGAAYAGDTIRAREAPDFEPSPSPPKFQEMWFLGNTTDNIKSDKKGGEATPFYISLVNSVEESSRKELTKRQGLDVNVSLPEVLPSPDLNENGASKPAVLLPQPVQQPVRLYDRGLPTEHYGFYTYFKRTIFLKSVTVLNDTKDGDIPLDEDGGCRETEADFIATWSETRFLVQIWTRTLAANTSKLIDPTGQGAIDGSPELIRPGTMPYPVTLTMDTHGGDPGKKFVWAWPIDDRQRIDEENPKLLANDIGAGGTWINKRSRGDEKFGGFDGGTGGCKCQWVNWICPSLPFNNPQILAQMRSLLQCGHRGMLLGFRPQRLRYLTTLAIETSCDDTGVAVLRHTPESTELLFDERISSDNRAFKGIHPIVAAKGHSEALAPLVRRAIDTLPAAEGDSQKSCDAGGVRRQVPDFVSVTRGPGMRSNLGIGLDMAKGLAVAWGVPLVGVHHMQAHALTPRLARALGMSMGEEVISKEGPEFPFLSLLVSGGHTQLVHSTGLTEHSIVATSGDIAVGNLLDQTARDILPPEVFEASEHVMYGRLLEAFAFPPENSSTSAYEAVFTPPASRSAEMTPPSTGYEWNIPTPFRQTRKLAFSFSSIYTHVHDLATSRPSMSLPERRALAQHTMMAAFTHLAGRLCIALDDKPELRAAKTLVVAGGVASNKFLMHVLRSMLAVRGFGDIQIVAPPIELCTDNAAMVAWTGMEMYQAGYESELTVTGIGKWYMDPEVGDGILGVDGWVRRDTKGSTPENS, from the exons ATGTCAACATTTCGCCGCCAGAACTACATGCCAACGCCGGCAGGACGAGCTGGGAAATTTGTAGATGCTGCTGCTCTAAAGGCATTGGAGGGAGAACCAACATCAGCTTCAGTAGGAAATTGGAATTGgttcaagaagagcaaggacCAAAGTCCAGCAACTGCTTCGCCGCTGTCATCAGCCCAGCCAGCTCAATCAGCACGTACACCAGACAATAAGCTCTCGCCGGATGATAGACCCATCGTCATTGGTCTGGCTCTCTCATCTGAGGAAGCGGGCAACTCTTCCCGGTATGACGCCGCTCCGACACCTATTGAAGCTCCAGCACAACCGTATTTGCCTCGaaacccttcttcttcaaacctATCTCCATTTCCAGTTCAGCAGAAGTCAGTGTGGTCACCTGATACACCCGACACCGTTTCCTCATTCAGCACCATTCGATATGCCTCAAGCATTTATTCGCAGTTTCCATCTCCCGGCACGACAACGGCCGCCAATGTTCCACCCGTGCCTGCGGTTCCAGCAAACTTTAAGAAATCAGCTCATCAGAGGCTCATCAGCTTGGAACTCGGAGGCAGAACCCCCGATGACTCTGATGGCGGTACGCCATGCACACTatttgaagaagatggcactTCGAGCCCACACAAACAAGCAAGGGCAAAGACATCAGCACTGACGCCTGATAGTGCTGCATCCAAGTCCCGTGGCTGGTGGGATCATCATGTTGTCACTCCTTTTATGGAGAACAGACTGACATTCACTACCAGTCCAAAGGTGTACACTGACTCACCAAAGACTATCCGAGGGGATGAATGGTGGAACAAGCAGGAGACCAAGCCTCCTCAAGGAGAATATCTTACACCGAGCTTGGCTCCTGGCTCATTTCAAACACCAATTGTCAAGGAACCGACGCCACGCAGGACACCATCTCCCCGTTTTGAGCACACCCAAGAGAGTGAATCTGGACCTTCAACTGCAAGGGCATCCCCCGTTCCTGAAACCATATCTATTTCAGAAAAACCACGAATACTTGTgaccgaagaagaagaagaaagtacCGGGGAACAGCTGCCTGCATACTCGCCTCCCGAAAAGAAGAGCCAGGCTGCTCCAGTAAGGTACAGGGCTGTTTTCCCGCCTGGACACCCACTTCAAAGCCAGTTCCCCCCCTCACCCGGTCCTGTGTCTCCTGGTCTCTCCTCTACCATGTCATCCCAACGAGCTGAACAACTAACTGATATTCCACTCACTCCGGCCCCGCGAGACAAACTGCGTCTCTCTCAAATGCCTCTCCCAACACGACCGCTGGGCACATCTGCACCCCGTGAATACTCCCATGGCCAAGCCGAACACGCCACCAAACAAGAGCGCCAAAGAAGACGCAacgagaaggaagaggctgTTGCTCGGCGCCTTGGTGGCTTCTGGAGAGGTCGAGGATGTATTCCTGAGAGGGGTTGCTTCGGTCGGACTGGACGCGAGGGTCGACAGCGCCGTCGCGTCTGGATGATTATTCTGGGAGTTCTTCTTGCCATTATCATTCTTTCGATCACTTTAGGCGTTGTTCTGACACGCCCCAAGCATTCGGACGAAGTGCCATCAATCTGGGTCAACTTGACGGATTTCCCACCCATGCCAACTGGAGACTTGACAATCGTTGGACCGGACAATACCGTCGCGAGGAGTGGATGTACTGAGCCATCAACCATGTGGAGTTGTTCTCTACCAAAGGAGCAGCATGACTCGGTGAAGCCTTACAAGCCTGACCAGCCAACCATTATCCTGCAGATCCAGTGGGACAACAGTACCCGCAATGATTGGAAAACTCCCGGCGAAGAGCCCCCTTCGTTGAAGGAGCGTCGAGGTATGGGCGGTGCCGCATATGCAGGAGACACTATCCGAGCACGGGAGGCGCCCGACTTTGAGCCCAGTCCCAGTCCACCCAAATTCCAAGAGATGTGGTTTCTGGGAAATACAACTGACAATATCAAATCCGATAAAAAGGGTGGCGAGGCGACTCCTTTCTACATCAGTCTGGTTAATTCTGTCGAGGAGAGTAGCCGCAAAGAGCTGACCAAAAGGCAAGGATTGGACGTGAATGTTAGCCTTCCTGAAGTGCTCCCATCCCCTGATCTCAACGAGAATGGTGCATCCAAACCAGCTGTCCTGCTCCCACAGCCGGTACAGCAGCCAGTGAGGCTCTACGACCGCGGACTTCCGACCGAGCACTATGGCTTTTACACCTACTTCAAACGGACCATCTTCCTTAAGTCGGTAACGGTTCTCAATGATACCAAGGATGGAGACATCCCCCTAGATGAGGACGGTGGCTGTCGAGAGACAGAGGCTGATTTCATCGCGACATGGAGCGAGACACGTTTTCTCGTTCAAATCTGGACACGCACACTGGCTGCCAACACATCGAAGCTGATTGATCCTACTGGGCAAGGCGCCATCGACGGATCACCAGAGCTGATTCGACCAGGAACAATGCCGTACCCGGTGACACTAACGATGGATACACATGGAGGAGACCCAGGGAAAAAGTTTGTCTGGGCCTGGCCTATCGATGATAGACAGAGgattgatgaagagaacCCTAAGCTACTGGCCAACGACATAGGAGCTGGTGGCACGTGGATCAACAAAAGGTCTCGAGGAGACGAAAAATTTGGCGGATTCGACGGCGGGACCGGAGGATGTAAATGCCAATGGGTGAATTGG ATCTGTCCATCATTACCCTTCAATAACCCCCAGATTCTCGCGCAGATGcgctctcttcttcaatgtGGTCACAGGGGCATGCTCCTTGGCTTCAGGCCTCAAAGGCTTCGTTATCTCACAACCCTCGCCATCGAGACATCCTGTGATGATACGGGCGTTGCCGTTCTTCGACATACACCAGAATCAACTGAACTCCTCTTCGATGAGCGCATATCCTCTGATAACCGCGCATTCAAGGGTATACACCCAATTGTAGCGGCCAAGGGCCACAGTGAAGCTTTAGCACCTCTTGTGCGTCGAGCAATAGACACTCTGCCAGCTGCTGAAGGCGATAGCCAGAAATCCTGTGATGCTGGTGGGGTGAGAAGGCAAGTTCCGGACTTTGTGTCGGTGACTCGTGGGCCTGGGATGCGCTCGAATCTAGGAATCGGCCTGGATATGGCAAAAGGACTGGCTGTTGCTTGGGGTGTCCCCTTGGTGGGCGTTCATCATATGCAGGCTCATGCGTTGACGCCGCGACTGGCTCGGGCTCTGGGAATGAGTATGGGCGAGGAGGTAATCTCTAAAGAGGGACCAGAATTTCCATTTCTGTCCCTACTTGTCTCAGGCGGACACACTCAACTCGTTCACTCAACAGGTCTAACAGAGCATTCTATCGTTGCTACAAGCGGCGATATTGCTGTTGGCAATCTTCTCGACCAAACAGCTCGCGATATCCTACCTCCCGAGGTTTTCGAAGCAAGCGAGCATGTCATGTACGGTCGCCTCCTTGAAGCTTTTGCCTTCCCACCAGAAAATAGCTCGACTTCTGCCTATGAGGCTGTTTTCACACCACCAGCTTCCCGTTCCGCAGAGATGACTCCTCCGTCCACAGGGTATGAGTGGAACATCCCCACACCATTTCGACAAACTAGAAAACTTGCATTCTCATTCAGTAGCATCTACACACACGTTCACGATCTCGCAACCTCCCGCCCTTCCATGTCTCTACCTGAACGCCGGGCACTGGCACAGCATACTATGATGGCAGCTTTTACACACCTCGCAGGCAGATTATGTATCGCCCTCGATGACAAGCCAGAGCTTCGAGCTGCAAAGACACTAGTTGTAGCCGGTGGAGTGGCGAGCAATAAATTCCTTATGCATGTCCTGCGGTCTATGTTGGCTGTAAGGGGCTTTGGGGACATACAGATTGTTGCCCCGCCTATAGAGCTTTGTACAGATAATGCAGCCATGGTTGCTTGGACGGGTATGGAGATGTATCAAGCTGGCTATGAGTCCGAGTTGACCGTGACGGGCATTGGAAAATGGTACATGGATCCTGAAGTCGGGGACGGGATATTGGGGGTTGACGGGTGGGTGAGAAGAGACACCAAGGGCTCAACTCCTGAGAATTCATGA
- a CDS encoding ribosomal protein S13, whose protein sequence is MSLVSGEKSNFQFILRLLNTNVDGKQKVMYALTKIKGVGRRYSNLVCKKADVDLNKRAGELTSEELERIVTILQNPTQYKIPTWFINRQRDIVDGKDSHILANGVDSKLREDLERLKKIRAHRGLRHYWGLRVRGQHTKTTGRRGRTVGVSKKKGG, encoded by the exons ATGTCGCTCGTCTCGGGAGAGAAGTCGAACTTCCAGTTC ATTCTccgtcttctcaacaccaatgtTGACGGAAAGCAAAAGGTTATGTACGCCTTGACCAAGATCAAGGGTGTCGGTCGCCGATACTCCAACTTGGTCTGCAAGAAGGCCGATGTCGATCTGAACAAGCG CGCTGGTGAGCTCACCTCTGAAGAGCTCGAGCGAATCGTCACTATCCTCCAAAACCCTACCCAGTACAAGATCCCCACGTGGTTCATCAACCGACAGCGCGATATCGTCGATGGCAAGGACTCTCACATTCTTGCCAACGGTGTCGACTCCAAGCTCCGTGAGGATCTCGAGcgcctcaagaagatccgCGCCCACCGTGGTCTCCGACACTACTGGGGTCTCCGTGTCCGCGGTCAGCACACCAAGACCACTGGTCGCCGTGGCAGGACCGTCGGtgtctccaagaagaagggtggtTAA
- a CDS encoding SBDS protein C-terminal domain-containing protein — protein MSRLIQQPSNQIRLTNVSLVRLKKGKKRFELACYKNKVLEWRSGIETDLDNVLQIPNVFLNVSKGQTAPREDLDKAFGKGKSTDDIILEILKKGEMQVGEKERAAQTERVHNEVVSIVASKLVDPRTKRVYTSGMIEKALDMLSSQAHTATPDKSAAGSATGTPATGEAGEAKPRAQHNWTGVSTTKSAKSQALEAMKALIAHQPIPVARARMRLRIACTTNVLKQAVKGAKGANKEEDGEQKAVGTVKDKILSYVEQVESQDVVGSEWEVVGFVEPGAFKPLSDFIGNETKGQGRVEVLDMAVTHED, from the coding sequence ATGTCTCGCCTGATCCAACAACCATCCAACCAAATCAGGCTGACAAACGTCTCCCTCGTACGCCtcaagaagggaaagaagcGCTTCGAGCTCGCCTGctacaagaacaaggtcCTCGAGTGGCGATCCGGTATCGAGACAGATCTTGATAATGTTCTCCAGATCCCAAACGTCTTCCTCAACGTGTCCAAGGGCCAAACGGCGCCTCGTGAGGATCTCGACAAGGCCTTTGGCAAGGGCAAGTCCACAGACGACATCATCCTCGAGATTTTGAAAAAGGGCGAGATGCAAGTCGGCGAGAAAGAGCGCGCGGCGCAGACAGAGCGGGTGCACAACGAGGTTGTCAGCATAGTCGCCAGCAAACTGGTCGATCCGAGAACCAAGCGCGTTTACACATCTGGCATGATCGAGAAGGCTCTTGACATGCTCAGCTCACAGGCTCACACCGCGACACCCGACAAGAGCGCTGCCGGAAGTGCTACTGGAACACCTGCGACTGGAGAAGCGGGCGAAGCTAAGCCCAGGGCCCAGCACAACTGGACGGGCGTTAGCACGACCAAGAGCGCAAAGAGCCAGGCTCTTGAAGCTATGAAAGCTCTCATCGCTCATCAGCCTATCCCAGTAGCGAGGGCACGCATGAGGCTTCGTATCGCCTGTACCACCAACGTCCTCAAACAAGCTGTGAAAGGAGCAAAGGGGGCCaacaaggaagaagacggcgAGCAAAAGGCCGTGGGCACAGTCAAGGACAAGATTCTCAGTTACGTTGAGCAAGTCGAGAGTCAAGATGTCGTTGGTTCGGAATGGGAAGTGGTAGGCTTTGTAGAACCTGGGGCCTTTAAGCCCCTATCTGACTTTATTGGCAATGAGACCAAGGGACAGGGAAGAGTTGAGGTTTTGGATATGGCTGTCACGCACGAGGATTAA
- a CDS encoding major facilitator superfamily domain-containing protein, whose protein sequence is MGAEDTAVGGLPASSSSSNPRRTGGSQSIARGANTQGYDEQSPLLNNDANNVHEEADDSQVKKSIWYLLILTISIGGLQIAWSVELSNGSPYLLSLGLSKSLMALVWIAGPLTGTLVQPYVGMLSDNCRLPMGKRKPFMIGGSIATILSLLFLAWAKEIVGGAARLMGFDPESKDVKTTTIVVAVIGVYVLDFAINTVQASIRAFIVDCAPAHQQESANAMASRITGFGNIVGYIAGYVDLTRHLGFLGKTQFQILCAIACFALALTVFVSTAFIKERDPRLDGPAKKEQQGVFSFFFTIFKSIKRLPPQIKRVCEVQFCAWVGFFPLLFYTSSYIGEIYVEPYLQANPHMSPEQLNKLYEQATRIGTFALLINSIVSLLTNVFLPFFIAPTYDSQPVTGIPGESPAGYYDSDEDEKPSWLDKLAIPGLTLKRAWFLSLLLFAGCMFATLFVRTVKAATVLVGLVGITWAMTLWAPWAIISAEISRRDALIRAQKMRLAAARANNDGTADDEEEEIDQAGVILGIHNMAIAAPQIIATVGSSIIFKLWQKPRGTPGDHSISIVFALGGACVLIASFFVAKIKDDASMPADVMIEAEQGRSGTEEAPERRPLSRRKSTKDQLPRATQARATLTRHKSFGGAEMH, encoded by the coding sequence ATGGGTGCGGAAGACACTGCGGTTGGTGGGCTaccagcctcttcctcatcctctaATCCACGAAGAACCGGCGGCAGCCAGTCTATCGCTCGAGGTGCCAATACACAAGGCTACGACGAACAATCACCTCTACTAAATAATGATGCCAACAATGTCCATGAGGAAGCGGACGACTCACAGGTCAAAAAGAGCATATGGTATTTGCTCATATTGACCATTAGCATCGGTGGTCTCCAGATCGCATGGTCTGTTGAGCTTTCAAACGGATCACCATATCTTCTGTCTCTTGGCTTGAGCAAATCTCTCATGGCTCTCGTCTGGATTGCTGGACCCTTGACTGGCACCCTTGTTCAGCCATATGTGGGTATGCTCAGCGACAATTGCCGTCTGCCCATGGGTAAGAGAAAACCGTTCATGATCGGGGGATCTATTGCCACTATCCTCTCCCTCTTGTTTCTTGCCTGGGCCAAAGAGATTGTTGGTGGTGCCGCCAGACTCATGGGTTTTGACCCAGAGTCTAAAGATGTGAAAACAACAACTATTGTGGTCGCAGTTATCGGCGTTTACGTTCTCGATTTCGCCATCAACACCGTCCAGGCGTCCATTCGTGCATTCATCGTCGACTGTGCGCCAGCTCATCAGCAAGAGTCTGCCAATGCCATGGCCAGTCGGATCACCGGATTTGGCAATATCGTTGGATACATTGCTGGGTATGTCGACCTGACTCGTcatcttggcttccttggAAAGACGCAATTCCAGATCCTCTGTGCCATCGCATGTTTTGCCCTTGCCTTGACCGTGTTTGTGAGcaccgccttcatcaagGAGAGAGATCCTCGACTTGACGGCCCCGCCAAGAAAGAACAACAAGGCGTtttctcattcttcttcactATTTTCAAGTCGATCAAACGCCTCCCGCCTCAGATCAAGAGGGTATGCGAGGTCCAGTTCTGCGCCTGGGTCGGCTTCTTCCCTCTGTTGTTCTATACGTCCTCTTACATCGGAGAGATCTATGTCGAACCATATCTCCAAGCGAATCCCCACATGTCTCCGGAACAGCTCAACAAACTGTATGAGCAAGCGACCCGAATTGGTACCTTTGCACTTCTCATCAACTCGATCGTGAGCTTGCTCACAAATGTGTTCCTTCCGTTTTTCATTGCTCCAACGTATGATAGCCAGCCAGTCACTGGTATTCCAGGAGAGAGCCCTGCAGGCTACTATGACtcggatgaagatgagaagcccTCGTGGTTAGACAAGCTGGCCATTCCTGGCCTGACTCTTAAGCGTGCTTGGTTCCTGTCCCTCCTTCTTTTTGCTGGATGCATGTTCGCCACGCTTTTCGTCCGAACCGTAAAGGCAGCCACCGTGcttgttggtcttgttggtATCACCTGGGCGATGACACTGTGGGCTCCATGGGCCATTATCAGTGCCGAGATCAGCCGGAGAGATGCCCTGATACGAGCTCAAAAGATGCGATTGGCGGCCGCCAGAGCAAACAATGACGGAACCgcagatgacgaggaggaagaaatcGACCAGGCTGGAGTGATCCTTGGCATCCACAACATGGCGATTGCAGCACCTCAAATCATTGCAACTGTTGGTTCTAGtatcatcttcaagctctggcAGAAGCCCAGAGGCACACCGGGAGACCACAGTATTTCTATTGTGTTCGCCCTTGGTGGAGCTTGTGTCCTGATTGCATCATTCTTCGTTGCTAAGATCAAGGATGATGCTTCTATGCCAGCTGATGTTATGATCGAAGCCGAACAGGGTCGGAGTGGGACAGAAGAGGCTCCAGAACGTCGACCTCTCAGCAGGCGCAAGTCTACCAAAGACCAGCTTCCCAGAGCGACCCAGGCCCGGGCCACACTGACACGACACAAGAGTTTCGGAGGCGCCGAAATGCACTAA